In the genome of Pangasianodon hypophthalmus isolate fPanHyp1 chromosome 23, fPanHyp1.pri, whole genome shotgun sequence, one region contains:
- the ywhaz gene encoding 14-3-3 protein zeta/delta, whose amino-acid sequence MDRSELVQKAKLAEQAERYDDMATVMKEVTEKGEELTDEERNLLSVAYKNVVGACRSAWRVISSIEQKMKAESSDKEQIAKEYREKIESELQSICNDVLHLLDKFLIRTTSPAESQVFYLKMKGDYYRYLAEVAVGDNKTSIVDKSREAYQAAFDISTENMQPTHPIRLGLALNFSVFYYEILGSREQACELAKKAFDDAIAELDQLTEDSYKDSTLIMQLLRDNLTLWTSDNQEETEEGREN is encoded by the exons ATGGATAGGAGCGAGCTTGTGCAGAAGGCCAAACTGGCCGAACAGGCCGAGCGCTACGACGACATGGCGACCGTGATGAAGGAGGTGACGGAGAAGGGAGAGGAGCTGACGGACGAGGAGAGGAACCTGCTCTCGGTGGCCTACAAGAACGTGGTGGGGGCGTGCCGCTCAGCATGGAGGGTCATCTCCAGCATCGAGCAGAAGATGAAGGCGGAGAGCAGCGACAAGGAACAGATCGCCAAAGAGTACCGTGAGAAGATCGAGTCTGAGCTGCAGTCCATCTGCAACGATGTGCTG catctATTGGACAAGTTCCTGATCCGCACCACGTCTCCTGCCGAGAGTCAGGTGTTCTACCTGAAGATGAAAGGAGATTATTATCGCTACCTGGCCGAGGTCGCCGTGGGAGACAACAAAACCA GCATCGTCGATAAATCCAGGGAGGCGTATCAGGCTGCGTTTGACATCAGCACAGAGAACATGCAGCCCACTCATCCGATCCGACTCGGCCTCGCGCTAAACTTCTCCGTCTTCTACTACGAGATCCTCGGCTCGCGCGAACAAGCCTGCGAACTCGCCAAGAAG GCGTTCGATGACGCGATCGCTGAGCTCGACCAGCTGACCGAGGACTCGTACAAAGACAGCACGCTGATCATGCAGCTGCTGCGAGACAACCTGACA